TATTTACAATCAAtattcaatacaatacatattttcatcACTTGCTGAAATAGATTTACATTTCTATTCTTCTCTGTTCTATTGCGTGTGTATCCTTGCTGTTATTGTGAAAGCTCTGCTGGAACTGAGGTGAGAGCAGAGGAGTTGCCCAGAACAGGTGCTGCAGTCAGCTCTTGGCCCAGGTATCTATCATAAAATTAGTAATCATGTTTCATAATTTGGCTAGAATTTGACTAGCTTGACAGAAATTCAGAATGCATATGGCATTATGGATGTCCTTTCCAAAATGCTGAATGCATTAGATCCAAGCAACAAAGAGGTACTATTCAAACACTATTTGAATTGACACTCTGCTACTAAATCTTGGTTCAAGTTGGataattaattgatatgtaATGCTCGAACTTATGAAATTTAGATAAGTTTTAAGATCTTacatgtaagtttttaaatgtttatgataaaaattataaacctCTAATCCTTTCAGTTAATTTCTCTCTTACTTTAGATTACAGTTTAATGTTCATTTTCTAGTTTTATTATGTGTTAACTTTAACTTGCAGGGGCTTAAGCAGGAGGTGATTGTTGACTTGGTGGAATAGTGTTAGAGCGAAAGTGTACATACGGAGGaagacagaaaaagaaaaaagagaaagtcCACTTGGCAGCACTAATCCACCTAGCAGTAACAATCCGTATGACAACAATGCATGAGACATGAATGCTACTCAATTAATTAAGGAAACTGTAGCAAATTGTGGAACAAATGTGAACTCACCAACTAAGGAAACCATTACAGACCAAGATCGACAGGAAGCAAAAAAGATAAACAGGCAGCAGACATTGGGAACCATCAAGTCAAGGGACGCTGATGTGGCGCCAGAAGAATGGAGGAACAATgagaaaagagggaaaaaaaaaattacaaaagccTGGAGAACGGAGGGAGAGGCAGAGaacattgaagaagaagaagtagagtGAGGGAGAGACCAGCCTCTCG
The genomic region above belongs to Mangifera indica cultivar Alphonso chromosome 15, CATAS_Mindica_2.1, whole genome shotgun sequence and contains:
- the LOC123197566 gene encoding TOM1-like protein 9 isoform X2; the encoded protein is MILYCSLTFMLKGKILILTDTWQEAFGGPRARYPQYFAAYQELLNLTSLTEIQNAYGIMDVLSKMLNALDPSNKEGLKQEVIVDLVE